From Vitis vinifera cultivar Pinot Noir 40024 chromosome 5, ASM3070453v1, the proteins below share one genomic window:
- the LOC100257995 gene encoding uncharacterized protein LOC100257995 isoform X2, producing MEQLVNFIIRPPRAEYDPKNDLLDQEFMLKGKWFQRKDLEVVNSRGDVLQCSHYVPIVSPDGKPLPCVIYCHGNSGCRADASEAAIILLPSNITVFTLDFSGSGLSGGEHVTLGWHEKDDLKAVVDHLRADGNVSLIGLWGRSMGAVTSLMYGAEDPSIAGMVLDSPFSDLVDLMMELVDTYKFRLPKFTVKFAIQYMRKAIQKKAKFDITDLNTIKVAKSCFVPVLLGHAIDDDFILPHHADRIFEAYVGDKNIIKFEGDHNSPRPQFYFDSINIFFHNVLQPPEDEVGGTFFDTMYDYFGKGSWTTVPEVGHADHGSSSASKAPATSSTEDVIKQLRSKRPMSRMEVPSDIPCKDKQAEAEEEGSEKDGYSSSSGMISFELSNGHPYGPHVPTTIDDDQYVEYPLDNLADFPSNVEEEERMFMEAVIESLKELETRHPHAEDQPPNVGTALPESSKKDNQDASSTAEQNGPLRAALVPDSGTNCHVDACSTTEQCGSSKSQPTSATTDHNLAVDQPSPDTSVSSVEPAFDTPKSFIGSESTRTTSAQSDDSTSIQSSSDADVAGNTKATVTVVKNPASHIMDGLMRRWDFNFFRNSR from the exons ATGGAACAGCTCGTCAACTTTATTATTCGTCCTCCCAG AGCGGaatatgatccaaaaaatgATTTGTTGGATCAAGAGTTCATGCTAAAAGGGAAATGGTTTCAAAGGAAGGATCTGGAG GTTGTAAACAGTAGGGGAGATGTTCTTCAGTGTAGTCATTATGTGCCTATTGTTAGTCCTGATGGAAAGCCTCTGCCATGTGTGATATACTGCCATGGAAACAG TGGCTGCAGGGCAGATGCCAGTGAAGCTGCTATAATTTTGCTGCCTTCAAATATTACGGTTTTCACCCTTGATTTCTCAGGATCTGGCCTTTCTGGAGGGGAGCATGTTACTCTGGGGTGGCATGAA AAGGATGATCTGAAGGCAGTGGTTGATCATCTGCGGGCAGATGGGAATGTCTCCTTGATTGGTTTGTGGGGCCGCTCAATGGGTGCTGTGACTAG CCTCATGTATGGAGCTGAGGATCCTTCAATTGCAGGAATGGTTCTTGACAGTCCCTTCTCTGATTTGGTTGACTTGATGATGGAACTTGTGGATACCTACAAGTTCCGTCTACCCAAATTCACT GTGAAATTTGCAATCCAGTACATGCGAAAAGCTATCCAGAAAAAAGCAAAGTTTGACATAACAGATCTGAACACCATCAAG GTAGCAAAGTCTTGCTTTGTTCCAGTTTTACTAGGCCATGCCATTGATGACGACTTTATACTGCCTCATCATGCAGATCGTATATTCGAAGCTTATGTG GGAGACAAgaatataatcaaatttgagGGAGATCACAACTCTCCACGCCCACAATTCTATTTTGATTCTATAAATATCTTTTTCCACAATGTTTTGCAACCTCCAGAGGATGAGGTGGGAGGAACATTTTTTGACACAATGTACGACTACTTTGGCAAG GGTAGTTGGACTACTGTGCCTGAAGTAGGACATGCAGACCATGGTTCATCAAGTGCATCTAAAG CACCAGCAACAAGCAGCACAGAAGACGTCATTAAACAACTCCGTTCCAAAAGACCCATGAGTCGGATGGAG GTTCCCTCTGATATTCCATGTAAAGATAAGCAGGCCGAAGCAGAG GAAGAAGGAAGCGAAAAAGATGGTTACTCGTCATCTTCTGGAATGATTAGCTTTGAATTATCCAATGGTCATCCCTATGGGCCTCATGTTCCAACAACAATAGACGATGATCAGTATGTAGAGTACCCATTGGATAACTTGGCAGATTTCCCATCCAATgtagaggaagaagaaagg ATGTTCATGGAAGCGGTGATTGAATCATTAAAGGAGTTGGAGACGAGACACCCTCATGCAGAAGATCAACCACCCAATGTTGGCACTGCTTTGCCTGAATCTTCAAAAAAAGACAACCAAGATGCTTCATCCACTGCAGAGCAAAACGGACCTTTAAGGGCAGCACTTGTTCCTGATTCAGGAACCAATTGTCATGTGGATGCTTGTTCCACTACAGAGCAATGTGGATCTTCGAAGTCACAGCCCACTTCAGCAACCACTGATCACAATTTAGCAGTGGACCAGCCATCTCCTGATACCAGTGTGTCATCTGTGGAGCCTGCATTTGACACACCAAAATCCTTCATTGGATCAGAAAGTACACGGACTACTTCTGCCCAAAGTGATGATTCTACGAGCATCCAGAGCTCATCAGATGCTGATGTGGCTGGAAATACCAAAGCCACGGTGACAGTTGTAAAGAACCCAGCAAGCCATATAATGGATGGTTTGATGCGTAGATGGGATTTCAACTTCTTTCGAAACAGTAGATGA
- the LOC100257995 gene encoding uncharacterized protein LOC100257995 isoform X1, producing the protein MEQLVNFIIRPPRAEYDPKNDLLDQEFMLKGKWFQRKDLEVVNSRGDVLQCSHYVPIVSPDGKPLPCVIYCHGNSGCRADASEAAIILLPSNITVFTLDFSGSGLSGGEHVTLGWHEKDDLKAVVDHLRADGNVSLIGLWGRSMGAVTSLMYGAEDPSIAGMVLDSPFSDLVDLMMELVDTYKFRLPKFTVKFAIQYMRKAIQKKAKFDITDLNTIKVAKSCFVPVLLGHAIDDDFILPHHADRIFEAYVGDKNIIKFEGDHNSPRPQFYFDSINIFFHNVLQPPEDEVGGTFFDTMYDYFGKGSWTTVPEVGHADHGSSSASKAPATSSTEDVIKQLRSKRPMSRMEVPSDIPCKDKQAEAEEEGSEKDGYSSSSGMISFELSNGHPYGPHVPTTIDDDQYVEYPLDNLADFPSNVEEEERVCLSLMFMEAVIESLKELETRHPHAEDQPPNVGTALPESSKKDNQDASSTAEQNGPLRAALVPDSGTNCHVDACSTTEQCGSSKSQPTSATTDHNLAVDQPSPDTSVSSVEPAFDTPKSFIGSESTRTTSAQSDDSTSIQSSSDADVAGNTKATVTVVKNPASHIMDGLMRRWDFNFFRNSR; encoded by the exons ATGGAACAGCTCGTCAACTTTATTATTCGTCCTCCCAG AGCGGaatatgatccaaaaaatgATTTGTTGGATCAAGAGTTCATGCTAAAAGGGAAATGGTTTCAAAGGAAGGATCTGGAG GTTGTAAACAGTAGGGGAGATGTTCTTCAGTGTAGTCATTATGTGCCTATTGTTAGTCCTGATGGAAAGCCTCTGCCATGTGTGATATACTGCCATGGAAACAG TGGCTGCAGGGCAGATGCCAGTGAAGCTGCTATAATTTTGCTGCCTTCAAATATTACGGTTTTCACCCTTGATTTCTCAGGATCTGGCCTTTCTGGAGGGGAGCATGTTACTCTGGGGTGGCATGAA AAGGATGATCTGAAGGCAGTGGTTGATCATCTGCGGGCAGATGGGAATGTCTCCTTGATTGGTTTGTGGGGCCGCTCAATGGGTGCTGTGACTAG CCTCATGTATGGAGCTGAGGATCCTTCAATTGCAGGAATGGTTCTTGACAGTCCCTTCTCTGATTTGGTTGACTTGATGATGGAACTTGTGGATACCTACAAGTTCCGTCTACCCAAATTCACT GTGAAATTTGCAATCCAGTACATGCGAAAAGCTATCCAGAAAAAAGCAAAGTTTGACATAACAGATCTGAACACCATCAAG GTAGCAAAGTCTTGCTTTGTTCCAGTTTTACTAGGCCATGCCATTGATGACGACTTTATACTGCCTCATCATGCAGATCGTATATTCGAAGCTTATGTG GGAGACAAgaatataatcaaatttgagGGAGATCACAACTCTCCACGCCCACAATTCTATTTTGATTCTATAAATATCTTTTTCCACAATGTTTTGCAACCTCCAGAGGATGAGGTGGGAGGAACATTTTTTGACACAATGTACGACTACTTTGGCAAG GGTAGTTGGACTACTGTGCCTGAAGTAGGACATGCAGACCATGGTTCATCAAGTGCATCTAAAG CACCAGCAACAAGCAGCACAGAAGACGTCATTAAACAACTCCGTTCCAAAAGACCCATGAGTCGGATGGAG GTTCCCTCTGATATTCCATGTAAAGATAAGCAGGCCGAAGCAGAG GAAGAAGGAAGCGAAAAAGATGGTTACTCGTCATCTTCTGGAATGATTAGCTTTGAATTATCCAATGGTCATCCCTATGGGCCTCATGTTCCAACAACAATAGACGATGATCAGTATGTAGAGTACCCATTGGATAACTTGGCAGATTTCCCATCCAATgtagaggaagaagaaagggtGTGTCTAAGTCTT ATGTTCATGGAAGCGGTGATTGAATCATTAAAGGAGTTGGAGACGAGACACCCTCATGCAGAAGATCAACCACCCAATGTTGGCACTGCTTTGCCTGAATCTTCAAAAAAAGACAACCAAGATGCTTCATCCACTGCAGAGCAAAACGGACCTTTAAGGGCAGCACTTGTTCCTGATTCAGGAACCAATTGTCATGTGGATGCTTGTTCCACTACAGAGCAATGTGGATCTTCGAAGTCACAGCCCACTTCAGCAACCACTGATCACAATTTAGCAGTGGACCAGCCATCTCCTGATACCAGTGTGTCATCTGTGGAGCCTGCATTTGACACACCAAAATCCTTCATTGGATCAGAAAGTACACGGACTACTTCTGCCCAAAGTGATGATTCTACGAGCATCCAGAGCTCATCAGATGCTGATGTGGCTGGAAATACCAAAGCCACGGTGACAGTTGTAAAGAACCCAGCAAGCCATATAATGGATGGTTTGATGCGTAGATGGGATTTCAACTTCTTTCGAAACAGTAGATGA
- the LOC100257995 gene encoding uncharacterized protein LOC100257995 isoform X3 translates to MCDILPWKQENQSVDSKTNCLISGCRADASEAAIILLPSNITVFTLDFSGSGLSGGEHVTLGWHEKDDLKAVVDHLRADGNVSLIGLWGRSMGAVTSLMYGAEDPSIAGMVLDSPFSDLVDLMMELVDTYKFRLPKFTVKFAIQYMRKAIQKKAKFDITDLNTIKVAKSCFVPVLLGHAIDDDFILPHHADRIFEAYVGDKNIIKFEGDHNSPRPQFYFDSINIFFHNVLQPPEDEVGGTFFDTMYDYFGKGSWTTVPEVGHADHGSSSASKAPATSSTEDVIKQLRSKRPMSRMEVPSDIPCKDKQAEAEEEGSEKDGYSSSSGMISFELSNGHPYGPHVPTTIDDDQYVEYPLDNLADFPSNVEEEERVCLSLMFMEAVIESLKELETRHPHAEDQPPNVGTALPESSKKDNQDASSTAEQNGPLRAALVPDSGTNCHVDACSTTEQCGSSKSQPTSATTDHNLAVDQPSPDTSVSSVEPAFDTPKSFIGSESTRTTSAQSDDSTSIQSSSDADVAGNTKATVTVVKNPASHIMDGLMRRWDFNFFRNSR, encoded by the exons ATGTGTGATATACTGCCATGGAAACAG GAAAATCAATCTGTGGATTCGAAGACTAATTGTTTGATCAG TGGCTGCAGGGCAGATGCCAGTGAAGCTGCTATAATTTTGCTGCCTTCAAATATTACGGTTTTCACCCTTGATTTCTCAGGATCTGGCCTTTCTGGAGGGGAGCATGTTACTCTGGGGTGGCATGAA AAGGATGATCTGAAGGCAGTGGTTGATCATCTGCGGGCAGATGGGAATGTCTCCTTGATTGGTTTGTGGGGCCGCTCAATGGGTGCTGTGACTAG CCTCATGTATGGAGCTGAGGATCCTTCAATTGCAGGAATGGTTCTTGACAGTCCCTTCTCTGATTTGGTTGACTTGATGATGGAACTTGTGGATACCTACAAGTTCCGTCTACCCAAATTCACT GTGAAATTTGCAATCCAGTACATGCGAAAAGCTATCCAGAAAAAAGCAAAGTTTGACATAACAGATCTGAACACCATCAAG GTAGCAAAGTCTTGCTTTGTTCCAGTTTTACTAGGCCATGCCATTGATGACGACTTTATACTGCCTCATCATGCAGATCGTATATTCGAAGCTTATGTG GGAGACAAgaatataatcaaatttgagGGAGATCACAACTCTCCACGCCCACAATTCTATTTTGATTCTATAAATATCTTTTTCCACAATGTTTTGCAACCTCCAGAGGATGAGGTGGGAGGAACATTTTTTGACACAATGTACGACTACTTTGGCAAG GGTAGTTGGACTACTGTGCCTGAAGTAGGACATGCAGACCATGGTTCATCAAGTGCATCTAAAG CACCAGCAACAAGCAGCACAGAAGACGTCATTAAACAACTCCGTTCCAAAAGACCCATGAGTCGGATGGAG GTTCCCTCTGATATTCCATGTAAAGATAAGCAGGCCGAAGCAGAG GAAGAAGGAAGCGAAAAAGATGGTTACTCGTCATCTTCTGGAATGATTAGCTTTGAATTATCCAATGGTCATCCCTATGGGCCTCATGTTCCAACAACAATAGACGATGATCAGTATGTAGAGTACCCATTGGATAACTTGGCAGATTTCCCATCCAATgtagaggaagaagaaagggtGTGTCTAAGTCTT ATGTTCATGGAAGCGGTGATTGAATCATTAAAGGAGTTGGAGACGAGACACCCTCATGCAGAAGATCAACCACCCAATGTTGGCACTGCTTTGCCTGAATCTTCAAAAAAAGACAACCAAGATGCTTCATCCACTGCAGAGCAAAACGGACCTTTAAGGGCAGCACTTGTTCCTGATTCAGGAACCAATTGTCATGTGGATGCTTGTTCCACTACAGAGCAATGTGGATCTTCGAAGTCACAGCCCACTTCAGCAACCACTGATCACAATTTAGCAGTGGACCAGCCATCTCCTGATACCAGTGTGTCATCTGTGGAGCCTGCATTTGACACACCAAAATCCTTCATTGGATCAGAAAGTACACGGACTACTTCTGCCCAAAGTGATGATTCTACGAGCATCCAGAGCTCATCAGATGCTGATGTGGCTGGAAATACCAAAGCCACGGTGACAGTTGTAAAGAACCCAGCAAGCCATATAATGGATGGTTTGATGCGTAGATGGGATTTCAACTTCTTTCGAAACAGTAGATGA
- the LOC100256318 gene encoding uncharacterized protein LOC100256318, translating to MDKEEEDGGSVHLQVSELTKLSGACSSGDTMFTPQSRIEKGDSNNSNSVSEIRPAVSAPEKQLTIFALRLAVLEKVATSLGTLGFIWATVVLLGGFAITLAKTDFWFITIILLIEGTRIFSRSHELEWQHQATWSVTDAGINSFRALRSSSHFLFETVKSICRPIAVRKQSQHSREVSGRNNPEASPGNWGTRKMPSRTWKTSDVPLLPYAPWVFLSRNISKLLYWLQLLSATACVVLSLLKLIKHDYGEVAKGDSDKRNRKSALTIFYALALAEALMFLVEKAYWEWKLSFCRLLEKVNKECDLGDTGMVSIRRFFYDAYSKCVNGSIFDGLKMDMVSFAMDLLASNSPDEQLIGARILRQFAMSERYSDDTLQKIGINLPVIERLVEMLNWKDPQEEEIRQSAAEILSKLAGKKQNSLRVAGIPGAMESISSLLQTHRNPSSAPDEICEKKIIFDQGNYGYWTFNHLGLLILKKLARDHDNCGKIGNTRGLLPKIVDFTHAEDRLLKDENVTQSQILTVKRSLQLVKMLASTTGSTGKLLRSEISEVVFTISNIREILRNGEKHPKLQKLGIEILTSLALEENATERIGGTGGVLKGLFNIFFKQGMAGDQNHVKIAAGQALAMLTMDSKSNCHRILKLKVLEKLVGALEVPLLSVNAARILRNLCAFSGSECFNQLTGVRAAAPTVLKAIMSEENKLQEVMLGLAAHGFKFMTSEESSVFFEKTGIKEVHLAHELVEILRKYKYPPIKVPRIRRFTIELAIWMMRDKETNVHIFKDLGMEKELEGVLETTSEIESFNIFSGTVGLNRHGTSMHSLVETALKLLEEQ from the exons ATGGATAAAGAGGAGGAGGATGGAGGGAGTGTTCATTTGCAGGTTTCAGAGCTGACAAAGCTGAGTGGAGCCTGCAGTTCAGGAGACACCATGTTTACACCCCAGAGCAGGATTGAGAAGGGAGACAGCAACAATTCAAATTCTGTTTCTGAGATAAGGCCAGCAGTTTCTGCACCAGAGAAGCAGCTCACAATCTTTGCTCTTAGGCTTGCAGTTCTGGAGAAGGTAGCTACTAGTCTGGGAACTCTGGGGTTTATCTGGGCAACAGTTGTTCTTCTAGGAGGTTTTGCCATTACTTTGGCGAAGACCGACTTCTGGTTCATCACCATTATTCTGTTGATTGAAGGGACTCGGATTTTTAGCAGGAGCCATGAGCTTGAGTGGCAGCACCAAGCCACCTGGTCGGTTACAGATGCTGGGATTAATAGTTTCCGGGCCCTGAGGTCAAGCTCACACTTCCTATTTGAAACTGTGAAATCAATTTGCAGGCCAATTGCAGTTAGGAAACAAAGCCAACATAGTAGAGAAGTTTCAGGGAGGAACAACCCTGAGGCAAGTCCGGGAAACTGGGGGACTAGGAAGATGCCGAGTCGAACATGGAAGACTTCAGATGTTCCTCTGCTGCCATATGCGCCTTGGGTTTTCCTGTCCAGGAATATCAGTAAGCTTCTCTATTGGCTCCAGCTTTTATCTGCAACAGCCTGTGTTGTTCTCTCATTGCTGAAGCTCATCAAACATGACTATGGGGAGGTGGCAAAAGGGGATTCTGACAAGAGGAACCGGAAATCTGCTCTGACTATTTTCTATGCCTTGGCCTTGGCAGAGGCTTTGATGTTTCTAGTGGAGAAAGCTTACTGGGAGTGGAAGCTCAGCTTCTGTAGACTGTTGGAGAAGGTGAATAAGGAGTGTGACTTGGGGGATACAGGTATGGTTTCAATCAGAAGGTTCTTCTATGATGCCTATTCCAAATGTGTTAATGGAAGCATTTTTGATGGTCTGAAAATGGACATGGTTTCTTTTGCCATGGATCTCTTGGCCTCCAATTCCCCTGATGAACAACTTATTGGAGCTAGAATTCTCCGGCAGTTCGCCATGAGTGAGAGGTATTCTGATGACACCCTTCAGAAGATTGGTATAAATTTACCTGTGATTGAAAGATTAGTCGAGATGTTGAACTGGAAAGATCCCCAAGAAGAAGAGATCAGGCAATCCGCCGCAGAAATCCTTTCAAAACTAGCAGGGAAAAAGCAAAACTCCCTCAGGGTTGCCGGAATACCTGGTGCGATGGAATCAATTTCATCTCTGCTGCAAACCCACAGAAACCCCAGCAGTGCACCTGATGAAATCTGTGAGAAGAAAATCATCTTCGACCAAGGAAACTACGGGTACTGGACATTCAATCATCTGGGACTTCTTATCCTGAAGAAACTGGCTCGTGACCATGATAACTGTGGAAAGATTGGAAACACAAGGGGCCTCCTGCCAAAAATCGTAGACTTTACACATGCTGAAGACAGGCTGTTGAAGGATGAGAATGTGACACAATCTCAGATTCTCACCGTGAAGAGATCTCTGCAACTGGTCAAGATGCTGGCAAGCACAACAGGCAGCACAGGGAAGCTTCTCAGAAGTGAGATTTCAGAGGTAGTTTTCACAATCAGCAACATCAGAGAAATCCTGAGGAATGGGGAGAAACATCCAAAGCTACAAAAACTGGGCATAGAGATTTTAACCAGTCTGGCACTGGAAGAGAATGCAACAGAGAGGATTGGGGGCACAGGTGGAGTTCTTAAAGGACTGTTCAACATTTTCTTCAAGCAGGGAATGGCAGGGGACCAGAATCATGTAAAGATAGCAGCTGGTCAAGCTCTGGCAATGCTGACAATGGACAGTAAGAGTAACTGTCATCGCATACTCAAACTCAAGGTGTTGGAAAAGCTGGTGGGAGCCTTGGAGGTTCCATTGCTTAGCGTGAATGCTGCTAGAATCTTAAGAAATTTATGCGCCTTCAGTGGATCAGAGTGCTTCAACCAGTTGACGGGGGTCAGAGCTGCAGCACCAACA GTGCTCAAGGCGATTATGTCAGAAGAGAACAAACTGCAGGAAGTAATGCTTGGACTAGCAGCACATGGTTTCAAATTCATGACTTCCGAAGAATCAAGCGTTTTCTTCGAGAAAACTGGGATTAAAGAAGTGCATTTAGCTCATGAActggtggagattctgaggaAGTACAAGTATCCACCAATTAAGGTTCCAAGAATAAGGCGTTTCACCATAGAGTTAGCAATTTGGATGATGCGAGACAAAGAAACAAATGTTCATATTTTCAAGGATTTGGGGATGGAGAAGGAGCTGGAGGGTGTGTTAGAGACAACCTCAGAGATAGAAAGTTTCAACATTTTCTCTGGTACTGTTGGGCTGAACCGCCATGGCACAAGCATGCATTCCTTAGTTGAGACTGCATTGAAGTTGCTGGAAGAACAGTAA